The Macaca nemestrina isolate mMacNem1 chromosome 15, mMacNem.hap1, whole genome shotgun sequence genome segment gaactTAAGTCTACAAACTTCTTTAAAGCCATTATAGGCTATAGGCTATAGGCTTTTTtcgttttgtgttttgttttgttttgagacagagtttcactcttgttgcccaggctggagtgcaatggcgcgatctcggctcaccgcaacctccacctcctgggttcaagcgattttcctgcctcagcctccaaagtcgctgggattacaggcgtgttgccaccacgtccagctaatttttttgtatttttagtagagacggggtttctccatgttggccaggctggtctcgaacttccaagctcaggtgatctgcccgcctcagcttcccaaagtgctgggattacaggcgtgagccaccgagcccagccacgGCTATAGGTTTTGAAATAGGAAGCTCTTATCTGTGTCTAGAGTTTGTAatctaatttttaacaaaaaccGTCCTAAAAGACATTCTAAAACTTCCAAGCtgacatttttgaaaatgtcatttgTGAAGCCATGTTATACTCATAAAAGTTTGACTTATATCTACATACTGAACTCTCTCATCCATATGAAGTTTTTAATGAATTTCACCATGATTTCTATTTTGCCTGATGCTAAAATTGatattcctactttttttttttttttttgagacggagtcttgctctgtagcccgggctggagtgcagtggccggatctcagctcactgcaagctccgcctcccgggtttacgccattctcctgcctcagcctcccgagtagctgggactacaggcgcccgccacctcgcccggctagttttttgtatttttagtagagacggggtttcacggtgttagccaggatggtctcgatctcctgacctcgtgatccgcccgtctcggcctcccaaagtgctgggattacaggcttgagccaccgcgcccggccgatattcctactttttaaaagtatttttctagaatttcttATTCTGTTCCTATCACTTTGATTTACGTATCTTCAGAGCATTTAGtggctttttttcttaatttaacttaaatatatttttaaacttttattagagatgaactcttcctatgttgcccaggctggtctcaaccttctggcctcaagcaatcctcctgcctcggcctcccaatgtgctgggattactggtgtgagccacaacaTCTGACCTATAATTTAGATCTTTAAGAGGGAAATGTAATACgtttttgtttataatatttagtTTGACATCTAGTTATCTGATAtttgatgtgatttttattttatgctgtttggtttttttgtttcattgagaCAAGTTCTTGTTCTGctacctaggctagagtgcagtggtatgatcagagctcacctcctgggctcaagtgatcctcccacctgaatctcccaagtagctgggactacaagggtatactaccacacctagctaatcctttttttttttttttttttttttttggtagagatagggtctcactatgttgcccaggctggtctagaacttctggactcaagtgttgggattacagatgtgagccattctGCCCaaccaagtcttttttttttttttttttttttttttttttttttgagatggagtctccctctgttacccagcctggagtgcagtggcgtgatctcagctcactgcaacctcctcctcctgggttcaagccattctcctgcctcagcctccctagtagctgggattacaggtgcacaccaccatgcccagctaatttttgtatttttagtagagacggtttcaccatgttggccaggctggtctcgaactcctgacctcaggtaatcccccacctcggcttcccaaagtgctgggattacaggcgtgagccaccgtgcccagtcgcCCCAACCGTCTTTTgatggttgtttttctcttgtctgaaaGCTATACTTTTTCCATTGTACTATTTTCTCATATTACCATCTTACCTTCACCATCACCCTTATCTTTTATTCTGGTGTACACTGTTTAAGTGTGATACCAAGTCATATATCAACTATCTTCTCCTCTCACTGAATGCTAATTCAAGTATAAGAATCTATTAAAACAGTTTCTATAGAAAGTTGAAGAGCCTGTTCCTATCTTGCCAGCATCCACTGTTCTGAGGAGCTTTATGCTGATATGAGCATTTTGCTGGTGGTTTTCTTTCTGGAAGCTTCCAGATCTCACCATTCTTAGGGTTCTGAAATTGGACCACCCTGCTTCTAAATAAGATACATGGCTGTCTTTAGTGTTGGGAAATAATTCTTCTCTGTTCTGTCCTGGACCATCTAGAATGAGTTTTCGTGTCTTAGCTTTTGGCATCTTTCCTCTTGTCCTTTTGGGAGATTCTTTAACTGTATCTTCCATTTCTAAGATTTTTCTTAAtagatggttttttgtttttgttctgttattTTATAAGAGcggttttaggttcacagcaaaactgaacCTAAAGACCAGAAGATAGATATTTCACATATGCCCCTTGCTTCTCCATATGCACAGCCTTCCAACATTACATTGAGTCGTGCATCTTTACAATAGATGAACCTGCACTGACACAACATTCACAACATTCTCAACCAAAGACCATAGTTTACAGTagggtccattttttttttttttttttttttttgagacggagtctggctctgtcacccaggctggagtgcagtggcgcgatctcggctcactgcaagctccgcctcccgggtttacgccattctcctgcctcagcctcccgagtagctgggactacaggcgcccgccaccacgcccggctagttttttgtattttttagtagagacggggtttcaccgtgttagccaggatggtctcgatctcctgacctcgtgatccgcccgtctcggcctcccaaagtgctgggattacaggcttgagccaccgcgcccggccgggtccattttttttgagaccgtgtcttgctctgtcacccaggctggagttcagtggcatgatctccgctcacaacctcaacctcctgggctcaggtgatcatcccacctctgcctcccaagtaactggaactacagggatgcaccaccacacccagctaatattttgtatattttgtgtagagacagggttttgccatgttgcccaggctggtctcgaactcctgggctcaagcgatccacccacctcagcccccccaaagcactggaattacaggtgtgagccaccgcacctggccaagttgCACTCTTGCTGCTGTACATTTGTGGGTGTGGACAAATGTATGATGACATATGTCCACCAATAGCTGTCATTCAACACTCTTTTTGCTAGTCAACTTATTAGAACTTTTATTTTGATGTCCATAGTTTTCATTTCGCTaatttcatttcttccctttGCTTTAGTAACTAAGTTCTTGACTTGGGCGTGTCTTTCTGGTTCTGGCTTTCCCCAAGCATTTGTTTATTGGGTAAACTAACTTTTATTTAGATATCAGCCTGGAATGGTTGGGCTTGGAGGTAGTGATGAAACATGGCTGGATGGAAATGTTCTGGGTATGTGATCTTCTGCTATCCCTGGCATCTCTAACTACCAGGCCCTTGGATTCTTTTTCTGACCTCAGCGCCCTTTGACCAACAGCCTAGGGGGAGATGGCGTGCTGCTTGCTGTTTGCAAGAAGTGAGAGGAAGGGGTCCATCTGATCCTTCTCCATGTGGTTCATGAAGCTGTCCAAGATCCCTACAGCTGCCACTTCTTATCCTGAGTACTTCTATAACAACTGCCATTTTTCCCAAGCAGGGTTTGGCCTATAATTTCCTCCATCAATCTGATTTTTTATGTCATCTGTCCCTTAGGATTTCTGAGCTATCAATGAATGATACACATTCTTGTTTCCCAACATGCTGATGTAGACTTCAGTATCTTCCTCTCTCGGTATTTGGACAGGAGGAGGCAGCACACCCATATGCCCAGGCTACCATCTTGGTCAAATCTCTGTAGCCATCTTGACCAAAAAACCCTTAACTTTGACTCCTTATGTGTTTGAAGGAGACAAACCGCACAAGTGTGAGTTTTGTGACAAGTGCTTCAGCCGGAAGGACAACCTGACCATGCACATGCGGTGCCACACCAGTGTGAAGCCACACAAGTGTCACCTGTGTGACTATGCTGCCGTGGACAGCAGTAGCCTCAAGAAGCACCTGCGGATCCACTCTGACGAGCGGCCGTACAAATGCCAGCTCTGCCCCTATGCCAGCCGCAACTCCAGCCAGCTCACCGTCCACCTGCGATCCCACACGGGTGAGTCCCTGACCAGGAAACCTCAGTCCCTTactttttctctaatttcttaACCTTCATTTACTTAACACAAGCAACTTAAATGACTTGGTGTGGTAGAAGTACAAGAATTTGGAACTTCTATGATAATTGTGAGATTTGTCATTTTTCTGTTGCCAAAACAACAGCTTTTGGTAAAATATGACTGACAGCTGGGTTTTATATCTTGACTACATGGAATCCAGCTGGGGTGGATACCCACTATAACTGCCAAGAAGGTAAGGATTTATCTCCAGTCAGACCTATAAACTAGATGTTTCAGTAAATGTACACACTGATTTCATGGCTTAATTGGGAATGTAGCAAGATCCattaagtataattaaaaatcacaaacttTTAACCTTAGgaacttccttcctttctttatggGAGCCTACTGAAGTGATAGGACCAACTCATTGTGGCATGGAAAAATGGGGTTTGAGATATTCATAAGGATGTTCATAAGTTGAAAATTTTCAGTGAATTCCTGGAAAATGATGAGCAGACAGGAACATAGTGATGTTTAAAATTGAGTATAGAAAGCTGTGTCCCAGCAGACAAATGGGAGGCAGCCATACAGTTGGGAGCCAATGTTCCAGCCAATATCCAAGTGCCCTGAGGGCTCTGAGCTTGGAACAAGCATGTAGACAGCCAGGGCCACAAAGCTTGGGAGACTAGCCAAGGCCTGGCAAAACTGCCCAGCTAACCCAGTAGCAGGTGAAACCTCTGGCATCCATGTCTAATCATTAAACCAGTCTACCTTCCCAAATATAGTCAACCAAGGATCATAAGTCATTTATAGGAAATGAACGGAATAAAATGAGCCAAGTCAATAACTAATCCTGGAAGTAAGAGTACTTGGTTAATTTTCACATTCTAATTGGTGTCTACCCACTGGCAGAAATGTTGCATCCAaatagagacctatgaagagataatgagaacaaagaggtATGAAATAAAACTAGGATTGCTAGCTATAAAATTAGTTTCCCAGAGATTAGGGGGGGAAATTGAGTGAGTGAACTGAGAATAAGAGTCAGTCCTGAAGTCTGGTTTCTGACCAGGtctaggaagaaaagaaaatggaagtgagaagaaaatagagtgaaaatagaaaatcaaatgagaaataaagtCCATAATTCTAAGGGGCCAGAAGAGTAAAAGTGCTCACAAGATTCCAATCAGGATGGAAGGGAGTGGACAGGGGACATCTGTATCTAGAAATATGTCTGGGGTAGTATTGGCTTCTAGGAGACAATGGAACAGTGCCCTCAAGAGTTGGGAAATGATTTTGaacttagaattctatacccagccaaATTACCTCAAGTATGAGAGCAAAATAGAATGATGTGCAAGGACTCAAGACTTTACTCCCAGCCACCATGCTAGTGGGAGTTACTAGAAGATAAACTCTAgcaaaggaagggagaaaacaTCTGGCATGAGATATTTGATATGTGAATACCTGAATATGGCTAACTGGGATTGCAGCAAAGAGAAATATCAGGCTGATACTTGTATAGAAGGTCAAGAGAAACTAAATCAGAAGctttaaaaatccattaaaaaaattccttgtGAAAGTTATAAAATTGTGAGAGTGGATGACTTCTGAAATTGAGATGCCTTTTTTCAAGAAATACAATCTAATCAAGAAGCAAGCTAAAATGTGCCCCCAAATGAGCAGCAtgtaagaaaagcaaacaaaattataTTGATGGGTTACCCCATCCACTGGCCCGAGTGTGACAGCAGACTTAGAAGGAAGTGATTGTAATCCTGGTGCAGTGTTTGGCTCCGATGAATATCACATTCCTAGTCaccatttaaattatttgtaattgGCTTCTGAACTTGAAATCTGAAAATGATTAAAGTATGAGAATTCACCAGACagaatggaaattttttttacttaaaggTGAAAAGAAAGCTGCTTCTAACAAGTGAGGAGTTAAGTGTGGAGAAGAGGAGTGAATCCTCAAAAAATCTCAAGCTGATGGACTAAGATGTGAGGCTACTACTCAGCTTAAAAGCGCAAAAGTcagccgggcgcaatggctcacgcctgtaatcccagaactttgggaggctgaggtgggcggatcacgaggtcaagagatcgagaccatcctggctaacatggtgaaatcttgtctctactaaaaatacaaaaaaattagctgggtgtgctggcaggcgcctgtaatcctggcgctttgggaggccgaggcaggcagatcacgaggtcagcagatcgagaccatcctggctaacatggtgaaaccctgcctctactaaaaaagtacaaaaagttatccgggtgtggtggcgggcgcctgtagtcccagctactcgggaggctgaggcaggagaatgacatgaacccgggaggtggagcttgcagtgagccaagatcacaccactgcactccagcctgggcaacagagcaagactgtctcaaaaacaaaaaaaagtgtaaaagtcACAACCACCAGAATGCAGGGAGAGGTTAGGGAAAGGATGGGTGTATAGGATAAGATGCTTATCTTTGTGTATATTCAACTGATGTTTAAAGCAACAACCTTCAAAACAACTAGAAACCCTTAGCAATGTCTCCAGGGAATGGGACTCTAAATTAGAGAGTAGACCATGGCTCTTTATTATTTGTCCCCTGCTGCCATAATTATGCATtaagattataaataaaattcagcCTGTAGTTATAAAAGTAAGAAGCTTTCACTTGAAATACAAGCTCAATAACTGATGTCATATAGATTAAACACTATAGTAAGCATCTTCACAGGTCTTAGCTTGATTTGAAGCAGTTGTTTGTAATTTAAATCTCACCTCTTCTTGCACATTCAATTCCGGGATGTCAAGTTAAATGGGAGTTTAGATTTGAAACTGAAGGGGTCATCAAGAATATGAACTTGAGTGCCATAGTGCCTGGGTTCCAAATCCCTGCTGTTTgacctaagtgaagtaacttgatCTCCGTAGCCTCAGTtgccccatctgtaaagtgggagtaACAGTACCCACTCATAGGATTGTAGTGAAGATTGCATTAATATGCACAACAAGTGTTGTCCTTAGGAGGTTGTGGGTAGAGTTCACAAAACTCGGCCATCTCACTGCGGCCAAGTGTGCTGAGGCAGGTTGGGGTGGGAGGGTCTGTTTTGCCTGCCTATTCTAATGGAAACACACCTTCCATTGCTAGGGGATACCCCCTTCCAGTGCTGGCTCTGTAGCGCCAAGTTCAAAATCAGCTCGGACTTGAAAAGGCACATGATCGTGCACTCGGGGGAGAAGCCTTTCAAGTGCGAGTTCTGCGACGTCCGCTGCACCATGAAGGCGAATCTCAAATCGCACATCCGCATCAAGCACACCTTCAAGTGTCTGCACTGTGCCTTCCAGGGCCGGGACCGCGCTGACCTCCTGGAGCACAGCCGGCTGCACCAGGCCGACCACCCGGAGAAGTGCCCAGAGTGCAGCTACTCCTGCTCCAGCGCGGCCGCGCTGCGCGTGCACAGCAGAGTCCACTGTAAGGACCGTCCCTTCAAGTGTGACTTCTGCAGCTTCGACACGAAGCGGCCCAGCAGCCTGGCCAAGCACATCGACAAGGTGCACAGGGACGAGGCCAAGACGGAGAACTGGGCCCCTCTGGGCAAGGAAGGGCTCAGAGAGAGCAGCTCTCAACATGTGGCCAAGATCGTGACGCAGAGGGCCTTCCGCTGTGAGACCTGCGGCGCCTCCTTCGTCAGGGATGACTCGCTGAGATGCCACAAGAAGCAGCACAGTGACCAGAGCGAGAACAAGAACTCAGACTTGGTCACCTTCCCACCGGAAAGCGGTGCGTCGGGGCAGCTCAGCACCCTGGTCTCCGTGGGGCAGCTGGAGGCTCCCCTAGAGCCCAGCCAAGACCTCTAGCTCAGCCGAAGGGGGTCGTCAGCTGTCGGAACTTCTGAGCGGTGCTGTTGCCCAGCCCTCCAAAGGTGTGAAGCCAGTGAGACAGGTTTTGGGCACCCCTTGCGGGGCTGGCCGCTCCAACTTCACAGGCCTCCAGACGCGATGGCTGGGGCGACAGTGATGAAAGCAAAACAGTGCTGTGGAGACACTTCTCGCATTTGTCTCTTCCCTCCAAGGATTATCTGAGCAAGTCGACTTGGTCATTCAAAGGAGGGGTCCGCCGAGCCCTGCTCTATCCCATGGGGATAGCTTTTACGTAATGAATTCCAATTTTAAAACTGATCCATCTCTGATGGAATTATTACACTAGTTAGACGATATAGAAAACTAAAACTAATCTCTATAGTGGGAAGGGTTAAGGTGAGGAAGGTGTACATGAAGGGTCTGGGGTTGCTGGAAAACGTCTGTTTCATAACCTGGGTGATCGTTCTAAGTGTTTGCCTTACGTTTGTGTGGTTTCTTTTACCTGTTGTCTTACAATAAAAAAGGCAGACTCATGGTAGCATGATGTAAGGAATACTCAATTTTGCAGTCCTCCACAGACAGTTATGGTAGGAGGTTCTCcatccccagcccccaccccattCAGTAACTTAATTATAAATGCACCTTGGATTTCTCAATGAGTTCCTACTCTAGTAAAACGAAATGCAGTTTGATCTGGAGGTGGCGCCAAAGATCAAGCTAACTAGCCCAGCCTGTGCTTGTCTGTTGTGGAATTCAAAATTCTGTTTACTTCTATTTGGAGAGAGAAGTCCAGGGGCCCAGTGGGCCCTGAGCTTGGTGCTGGGATATGTGATACGTGGGACAGCCTCACACCAGCATCTGTTTCATCACCGAAAGCATTTAGTGTTTGCTGAACTGACAAACTACTGAAAATCCAACCTCTTCTCATAGATGGATCCTTAGGAGGTTATGAAATCTCAGTGGATATAATACTTACCCAAAGTTGCTTGGTTTCTACTTTTGGCATCTTTCCTCCAAATactcttttttaatataaattcttGTGTGCCCTCATCAAGTTGAATATCTCTGGAATTGAAACAGATTAAGTGGATCCATTGTTCTTGGTAAACTAGGAAAAAAGGATGTAAAATTTTATAGATTGTATGGAAGGGACTATTTCACTCGTGAAATAGAGGTACCTAGTTTGTTAACAGTGGTAGTTTAGGTAAATCTGATTCCGTTGAAGTTTTCCAGCAGGGTGATGGTATACTACTGCTGAATCTCTATtgtaagaagaaaagagaccCAGGATAGAATTAGTCTCTTTGGAGATAATGGTTTTGATCAGAAAAGTGATTACTGAATGCTGGCGCGATTGTACAGTTGCTATTGTTACCTTTCTGCTGTTTGTCGTTGAGTCTGATCTGCATTTCTGTTCTAGAAGGTTGTTGACATTTCAAGTGGGAACCCATAGATTGAAACCACATAAACGTTCCTTGTACTTCTTGTTGTAGCTCTTTAGATAAAGAGGAAAGATATCAGCCTTTTTAgaaggcttttttgttgttgttattaacgGCTGTATGGACTTTAAGGGTTTTATATCTAAGCTGGTATCACCCAGCAAACTTGGATTCCCAGTAAAGCAGAGGTGAGTAAAAAGCTATGAACCTAGTATTAAATACTTCAGGCAGTGAGGGGGCCATAAAGTTTTttgcaactactcagctctgtgGTTTTAGTGCAAAAGCAACCATAGattgcaagaaaaaacaaatgtctgtgttccaataaaactttacaaaaacaggtggcaggctCAATGTGGCCCATGGCCCTAGAATATAGCAAACTCTCCTGCAGAGGACTTTGCTCTGAACTGGCAAGTGTGACTTGTAAAACACGTTAAAAGATACCAAATtttctggcagagacacaaatgGATTTGCACAAAGCTGAGAGTGTAGTTCAAGAGAATAAGGCTGAATGAGTATTATAAAAAACTTGGGGAAACTGAAAAGAATTTTTGAGACTGGTAAGAATTCCAACATTCAGAAAAGTAGGCTCAGAGGGAAGTCTAGGACCAGGAAACTTCTAGGAGTGTAGGGGTGGTCTTATCTTACCGTTTCTAGGAAATTAGAAGGGGGCAGTGAGTGGAGTTAAATCATTCAGAAGTGGGGGCTGAACTGGCTAAACCTGCTAGAATGAGACTTAACATGTACAGGTAATGACCAAATAAAACAGCCTTAATAGAAAGAAGCAGCTAACATGGCACAGACCAGAAtggcaattc includes the following:
- the LOC105470663 gene encoding zinc finger protein 64 isoform X4 codes for the protein MNASSEGESFAGSVQIPGGTTVLVELTPDIHICGICKQQFNNLDAFVAHKQSGCQLTGTSAAAPSTVQFVSEETVPATQTQTTTRTITSETQTITVSAPEFVFEHGYQTYLPTESNENQTATVISLPAKSRTKKPTTPPAQKRLNCCYPGCQFKTAYGMKDMERHLKIHTASELDNDVPKAACLSTESSDTQKTPVITLPSEAREQMATLGERTFNCCYPGCHFKTVHGMKDLDRHLRIHTGDKPHKCEFCDKCFSRKDNLTMHMRCHTSVKPHKCHLCDYAAVDSSSLKKHLRIHSDERPYKCQLCPYASRNSSQLTVHLRSHTGDTPFQCWLCSAKFKISSDLKRHMIVHSGEKPFKCEFCDVRCTMKANLKSHIRIKHTFKCLHCAFQGRDRADLLEHSRLHQADHPEKCPECSYSCSSAAALRVHSRVHCKDRPFKCDFCSFDTKRPSSLAKHIDKVHRDEAKTENWAPLGKEGLRESSSQHVAKIVTQRAFRCETCGASFVRDDSLRCHKKQHSDQSENKNSDLVTFPPESGASGQLSTLVSVGQLEAPLEPSQDL
- the LOC105470663 gene encoding zinc finger protein 64 isoform X6 — translated: MSRRKQAKPQHLNSEEPCPARRECAEVAPQVAGEPASELDNDVPKAACLSTESSDTQKTPVITLPSEAREQMATLGERTFNCCYPGCHFKTVHGMKDLDRHLRIHTGDKPHKCEFCDKCFSRKDNLTMHMRCHTSVKPHKCHLCDYAAVDSSSLKKHLRIHSDERPYKCQLCPYASRNSSQLTVHLRSHTGDTPFQCWLCSAKFKISSDLKRHMIVHSGEKPFKCEFCDVRCTMKANLKSHIRIKHTFKCLHCAFQGRDRADLLEHSRLHQADHPEKCPECSYSCSSAAALRVHSRVHCKDRPFKCDFCSFDTKRPSSLAKHIDKVHRDEAKTENWAPLGKEGLRESSSQHVAKIVTQRAFRCETCGASFVRDDSLRCHKKQHSDQSENKNSDLVTFPPESGASGQLSTLVSVGQLEAPLEPSQDL